From Butyricimonas paravirosa, one genomic window encodes:
- a CDS encoding SusC/RagA family TonB-linked outer membrane protein, whose protein sequence is MRITGILCLVCVMHLSAAVHSQTARINLKMKDATIEQVLNKISESTQLDFFYSNSKIDVSKRVNVDFLDATIEQALQLIFKGYDVKFEINDNFVVIHYVRALAVTDSLKKITVRGTVKDVDGMTLPGVTIQVKGTTIGFTTNEEGKFDFDLPKRDTLVLIFSFVGYQKQEVRLKRDNKPLNIVMKNDMAEIDEVVVTGIFNKPKESFTGAVTHITKEDIMAYGNRNLLQTLNNIDPAFVIRENNTYGSNPNVLPEIQIRGISGLPDITNLQTYARAELNQPLFVLDGFEVTLERVMDLNPSDVESVTILKDASSTALYGSRGANGVVVITSSKPRQGKLRVSFSGGINLEIPDLSSYDLLDAKEKLDLEERAGLYNSPARMVLYRQNVKSIAEGVDTYWIGEPVRTGVGQNYMLDLGGGDEQFRYSMNLSYNCVAGAMKGSFRNNFNGTLGISYLLKQIRFMNTFSLGLNNSEDSPYGSFGEYVTMNPYWYPYDENGRIVKSFNTFGSTTGVDVIANPLWEASINKFDKSKYTNIRNTFRIEWDVVKGLKLSTNVGYTTQTDRSDRFSPKSSNDFNNTSDPDAMGSYTWEYREMRSWQWSFNASYGNTFGRHSVFAGVDGSLYETKNLGYILWLRGFANDNLTDISNAAGFANERPSSTDTHSRQAGFTVTGNYNYDSRYFFDFSYRLDGSSSFGSQNRFAPFWSIGFGYTVSQENFVLENLPWMNLLRLRYSYGVNSALPSNPYQALTTYEYDRDQRYNGDMGAYLMGLGNDKLRWQDTYQHNIGVDLTLFNEILSVQGNYYRKETKNYISSLGLSYSHGFPKYMENIGTLRNVGGELNVSVNLLRNQNIMWSVRGAMSWNKNTIVTLSDEMKRQNEETVNNQTGAFVYLQYKEGESMDAIYTFISPGVDAATGEVLYMDRNGRVSSDIDMYAKVKVGNEVPKVNGRFSTMFRYKSFSLNTGFELRLGGQKLNQTLLNKVENAYPKVNVDKRVLSERWEKPGDVTRYKGLNNDKNTVANNRFVADESTFIWRNINIQYDFPRRICKYMRMERLSLSASMMDLLYMSTIEQERGTDYPFSVKPSFSISCTF, encoded by the coding sequence ATGCGAATAACAGGGATTTTATGTTTGGTGTGCGTGATGCATTTGTCGGCTGCGGTACATTCGCAAACGGCTCGTATCAACTTGAAAATGAAAGATGCCACGATCGAACAGGTGCTGAATAAGATTTCAGAATCCACGCAGTTGGACTTCTTTTACAGCAACTCTAAGATCGACGTGTCAAAACGGGTGAACGTGGATTTTCTGGATGCCACGATTGAACAGGCGTTACAATTGATCTTCAAAGGGTATGACGTGAAGTTCGAGATTAACGATAACTTCGTGGTAATCCATTATGTGAGAGCGTTGGCAGTAACAGATTCGTTGAAAAAGATTACCGTGAGGGGAACCGTGAAAGATGTGGACGGGATGACGTTACCCGGAGTGACGATTCAAGTGAAAGGAACAACTATCGGTTTTACGACAAATGAAGAGGGTAAATTTGATTTTGATTTGCCGAAGCGGGATACTCTCGTGTTGATTTTTTCATTCGTGGGGTACCAGAAACAGGAGGTGCGATTGAAAAGAGATAATAAACCTTTGAATATCGTGATGAAAAACGATATGGCGGAGATTGATGAGGTGGTCGTGACTGGTATTTTCAACAAGCCGAAGGAGAGTTTCACGGGAGCGGTAACGCATATCACGAAAGAGGATATTATGGCATACGGTAACCGAAATCTGTTACAAACGCTGAATAATATTGACCCGGCTTTTGTGATTCGGGAAAATAACACGTATGGTTCCAACCCGAACGTGTTGCCGGAGATTCAGATTCGTGGTATTTCCGGATTGCCGGATATTACAAACTTACAGACGTATGCTCGGGCAGAGTTGAACCAACCATTATTCGTGTTGGATGGTTTCGAGGTGACGTTGGAACGGGTGATGGACTTGAATCCATCGGACGTGGAGTCTGTAACGATTTTGAAAGATGCGAGTTCCACGGCTCTTTACGGATCGCGGGGTGCGAATGGCGTAGTCGTGATTACTTCTTCAAAACCTCGTCAAGGAAAGTTACGAGTCTCTTTCTCCGGTGGGATAAATTTGGAGATTCCCGATTTGTCTAGTTATGATTTGTTGGATGCTAAGGAAAAATTAGACTTGGAGGAGCGTGCAGGATTATACAATAGTCCAGCACGTATGGTTCTGTATCGGCAAAATGTGAAATCCATAGCAGAGGGGGTGGATACTTACTGGATTGGTGAACCGGTACGTACAGGTGTAGGGCAGAACTATATGCTGGATTTAGGTGGTGGCGACGAACAATTTCGTTACTCGATGAATTTATCTTACAATTGCGTGGCTGGTGCCATGAAAGGCTCTTTTCGGAATAATTTTAATGGAACATTGGGAATCAGTTATTTACTTAAACAGATTCGTTTCATGAATACGTTCTCTTTAGGATTGAATAATTCGGAAGATAGTCCATACGGGTCTTTTGGTGAGTATGTAACCATGAATCCGTATTGGTATCCTTATGATGAGAATGGGCGAATTGTGAAATCTTTTAATACGTTTGGTTCAACCACGGGGGTAGATGTGATTGCAAATCCTTTGTGGGAGGCTTCTATCAATAAATTTGATAAAAGTAAATACACGAATATCCGAAATACATTCAGGATCGAGTGGGATGTCGTGAAAGGGTTAAAGTTATCCACGAATGTCGGTTATACCACTCAAACAGATAGAAGTGATCGTTTCTCTCCCAAATCCAGTAATGATTTTAATAACACATCAGATCCGGATGCTATGGGTAGTTACACGTGGGAATATCGTGAAATGCGTTCCTGGCAATGGAGTTTTAATGCTAGTTACGGGAACACTTTCGGTCGGCACAGCGTGTTTGCAGGGGTAGATGGGAGCTTGTATGAAACGAAAAATCTAGGGTATATACTATGGTTACGAGGGTTTGCTAATGATAATTTGACAGATATTTCTAACGCTGCCGGTTTTGCTAATGAACGTCCCAGTTCTACGGATACACATTCCAGACAAGCGGGATTCACTGTGACCGGGAATTACAATTACGATAGTCGTTATTTCTTTGATTTTTCTTATCGGTTGGATGGATCTTCATCCTTTGGTTCTCAGAATCGTTTTGCTCCATTCTGGTCTATCGGTTTTGGGTATACGGTTAGTCAGGAAAATTTTGTACTGGAAAATCTTCCTTGGATGAATTTACTTCGTCTACGTTACTCTTACGGGGTGAACAGTGCTTTGCCGAGTAATCCATATCAAGCTTTGACAACCTACGAATATGACCGTGATCAACGTTATAACGGGGATATGGGAGCTTATCTGATGGGACTTGGTAATGATAAATTGCGCTGGCAGGATACCTATCAGCATAATATAGGGGTCGATCTGACATTGTTTAATGAGATATTATCGGTTCAAGGTAACTATTACCGTAAAGAAACGAAAAATTATATTTCTTCATTGGGATTATCCTATTCTCATGGATTCCCAAAATATATGGAGAATATCGGGACTCTTCGGAACGTGGGAGGAGAGTTGAATGTATCTGTAAATTTGTTGCGGAACCAGAATATTATGTGGTCGGTGAGGGGTGCGATGTCTTGGAACAAGAATACGATCGTGACCCTTTCGGATGAAATGAAACGGCAGAACGAGGAAACCGTGAATAATCAGACCGGGGCGTTTGTTTATTTGCAATATAAAGAGGGAGAATCCATGGACGCTATTTACACGTTCATTTCTCCGGGTGTGGATGCAGCCACGGGAGAGGTGCTTTATATGGATCGAAACGGACGGGTTTCTTCTGATATTGATATGTATGCAAAGGTTAAGGTCGGGAATGAGGTTCCGAAGGTAAACGGACGTTTCAGCACGATGTTCCGTTATAAATCTTTCTCTTTGAATACTGGTTTCGAGTTACGGTTGGGAGGACAGAAATTGAATCAGACTTTATTGAACAAGGTAGAAAATGCTTATCCGAAGGTGAATGTTGACAAACGTGTGTTGAGTGAGCGTTGGGAGAAGCCGGGTGACGTGACTCGATATAAAGGATTGAATAATGATAAGAATACGGTTGCTAATAACCGTTTCGTGGCAGATGAATCAACTTTTATCTGGAGAAATATTAATATCCAGTATGATTTCCCGCGTCGGATTTGTAAATATATGAGAATGGAGAGATTGAGTTTGTCAGCTAGCATGATGGATTTGTTGTATATGTCCACGATAGAGCAAGAGAGAGGAACTGATTATCCATTTTCCGTGAAACCGTCGTTTTCAATATCATGTACTTTCTAA
- a CDS encoding RagB/SusD family nutrient uptake outer membrane protein, producing MKNMKNLLLMSCLIFCLSGCQDWLTIQPETQVTKEDMFKTQGGFYDALIGCYTLMRDNYSPDASMVVGGVEYMANLWITATDGGTAYDFASHDYRADLVEMNLSQLFLKQYEIIANVNTLLEYIDIQNNVLTEDEEDLYKGEALGLRAFIHFDLIRLWGPMPTGIDGNRDYLPYVTTVQLENYPYSNYQEYMAKLCADLDSAELLLQRVDLIVANDKSVSYRQNRMNYYAVLGLQARVHLWLGEHDEALRYARLVKEATVAGEKKQFALGVENDFLRYDRVLYSSEQLFGISLEEFNDNMIADGSYAAFEQKSTNLSELYAAEDIRFRYLWYTDDGGGLRSSNKYGNMASFDTENPAPTKSVPLIRLSEMYLIIAECAALAEANTVYTEFLASRGLTTTELTESNRQEIILQEYLKEFYAEGQMFFVYKRLGTVNMRWSSRMCGEDVYVLPLPLRELSTTENY from the coding sequence ATGAAAAATATGAAGAATTTATTATTGATGTCTTGCTTGATATTCTGCTTGTCGGGTTGTCAGGATTGGTTGACGATTCAGCCGGAAACACAAGTGACAAAAGAAGATATGTTCAAGACACAGGGGGGATTTTATGATGCCTTGATCGGTTGTTATACTTTGATGCGGGACAACTATTCTCCGGATGCGAGTATGGTTGTCGGGGGAGTGGAGTATATGGCCAATCTTTGGATAACGGCTACGGATGGGGGAACGGCTTATGATTTTGCGTCTCATGATTATCGGGCAGACTTGGTTGAGATGAATTTGTCCCAGCTATTTTTGAAACAATACGAGATTATTGCAAACGTGAATACTTTGTTGGAGTATATTGATATTCAGAATAACGTATTGACGGAAGATGAAGAAGACCTGTATAAAGGGGAAGCTTTGGGATTACGGGCTTTTATTCATTTTGATTTGATTCGTTTGTGGGGGCCCATGCCAACTGGGATTGATGGAAATCGGGATTATTTGCCCTACGTGACTACGGTTCAATTGGAGAATTATCCGTATTCTAATTATCAAGAGTATATGGCAAAACTTTGTGCAGATTTGGATTCGGCTGAATTGCTATTACAACGAGTAGACCTGATTGTAGCAAATGATAAGTCTGTATCATATCGTCAGAATCGGATGAATTATTATGCAGTACTTGGTCTGCAGGCACGAGTACATTTGTGGTTGGGCGAACATGATGAGGCTTTGCGTTATGCCCGGTTAGTAAAGGAAGCTACAGTTGCAGGAGAGAAAAAACAATTTGCTTTGGGGGTTGAAAATGATTTTCTGCGCTATGATAGGGTGTTGTATAGTAGTGAGCAATTGTTTGGAATAAGTCTTGAAGAATTTAATGATAATATGATTGCAGACGGTTCTTATGCTGCTTTTGAACAAAAAAGTACTAATCTGAGCGAATTGTATGCGGCGGAAGATATTCGTTTCCGGTATTTATGGTATACTGATGATGGTGGGGGCCTTCGTTCTTCAAATAAATATGGTAATATGGCGTCATTTGACACCGAGAACCCGGCACCGACTAAAAGTGTTCCTTTGATCCGTTTGTCAGAGATGTATTTGATTATTGCGGAGTGTGCCGCTTTGGCGGAAGCGAATACGGTATATACTGAATTTTTAGCATCTCGGGGATTGACAACAACCGAATTGACGGAAAGTAATAGACAGGAAATTATTCTACAGGAGTATTTAAAGGAGTTTTATGCGGAAGGACAAATGTTTTTCGTGTATAAACGCTTGGGAACGGTGAATATGCGTTGGTCTTCCAGAATGTGTGGAGAGGACGTTTATGTGTTGCCACTACCGTTGCGGGAATTGAGTACGACTGAAAATTATTAA
- a CDS encoding RNA polymerase sigma factor, whose amino-acid sequence MDTDRFIESVNKKRESAWREMYRKYYPAMCNYASKIVKDDASAEDIVQDCFIKIWDSGTQFPDVPSLVGYLYRTIYTRALNSIRDKGIAQALYEKWGDAVLDGQDDEVILELAVEEDVVNKFYEAIDKLSEQQRQVLFMSMEGAKVKDIAEQLGISENSVKTQKKRAYAFVRNELGESLAMLIFILFS is encoded by the coding sequence ATGGATACAGACCGATTCATCGAAAGTGTTAACAAAAAGCGTGAAAGTGCATGGCGGGAAATGTACCGGAAATACTATCCTGCGATGTGTAATTATGCGTCGAAAATTGTGAAAGATGATGCTTCCGCCGAAGATATTGTTCAAGATTGTTTTATTAAGATATGGGATTCCGGGACACAATTTCCTGATGTGCCTTCGCTGGTCGGTTATCTGTACCGGACAATTTACACACGAGCATTGAATTCCATTCGGGATAAGGGAATTGCACAAGCTTTATATGAAAAATGGGGAGATGCCGTTTTAGATGGGCAAGATGACGAAGTGATTCTGGAACTTGCCGTTGAAGAGGATGTTGTGAATAAATTCTACGAGGCGATAGATAAATTGTCGGAACAGCAACGGCAAGTATTGTTTATGAGCATGGAGGGGGCGAAAGTAAAGGATATTGCGGAGCAACTTGGGATTAGCGAGAATTCCGTGAAAACCCAGAAGAAACGGGCCTATGCGTTTGTTCGCAATGAATTAGGAGAGAGTTTGGCGATGTTGATTTTCATTTTATTCTCGTGA
- a CDS encoding class II aldolase/adducin family protein, with amino-acid sequence MVTKEQIDIFVAQSHRYGDAKLMLCSSGNLSWRVGDKMLVSGTGSWLPVLTPEKVAVCDIMSGQVENGVRPSMESVFHLGILRERPEVNVVLHFQSEYATVVACMKNKPSDFNVTLEVPYYVGEVAVVPYYRPGSLELANAVIEAMKGHDAVLLSNHGQVVCGRDFDEVLARALFFEMACRIIVQSRMDYTVLSAKDVKDLRKHL; translated from the coding sequence ATGGTTACGAAGGAACAGATTGATATTTTTGTGGCTCAATCCCATCGGTATGGGGATGCCAAATTGATGCTTTGCAGTAGTGGTAATTTATCTTGGCGAGTGGGAGACAAGATGCTGGTTTCCGGAACAGGTTCGTGGTTACCAGTTTTGACTCCGGAGAAAGTCGCCGTGTGTGATATTATGTCAGGGCAAGTGGAAAACGGGGTGCGTCCTTCTATGGAAAGTGTTTTTCATTTGGGTATATTGCGGGAGCGTCCGGAAGTGAACGTGGTGTTACATTTCCAATCGGAATACGCCACTGTGGTGGCTTGTATGAAAAATAAGCCGTCAGATTTTAACGTGACGTTGGAAGTTCCTTATTATGTTGGTGAAGTGGCAGTTGTCCCCTATTATCGTCCCGGTTCTCTTGAATTGGCGAATGCCGTGATAGAGGCGATGAAGGGGCACGATGCTGTTTTGTTAAGTAATCACGGGCAAGTGGTATGCGGTCGTGACTTTGATGAAGTGCTTGCACGGGCTCTTTTCTTCGAGATGGCTTGTCGGATTATCGTCCAAAGTCGGATGGATTATACTGTGCTTAGTGCGAAAGATGTGAAAGATTTAAGGAAACATCTTTAG
- a CDS encoding serine protease, translating to MRKCCLKGLCVGLLAVLLGTASCRAQEKVVYRDYDRLGWTILDSLKRPGAASLFKGMNTLKLATRMLEENTPVDVEPRPAGKRELKPRAIIEQRRESVLMVFKYMRATVHPEYIMPWATAVVLSEDGVCVTNSHVLWQLIDTSARLDLRDSLLFVATEAGKIYSISSVLSYNRSGDLAFFKIDTRGERLVPMPLGEDLAVGSNVHALTHPAGYPYVYTSGVVSRTFIKESGNPFGNRVEITADFAKGSSGGPIMDDRGNMVAMVSCLHPIYYVDQPPSDRQMGIKECIPVSSIVRLMRKLEK from the coding sequence ATGAGAAAATGTTGTTTGAAAGGATTGTGTGTCGGTTTACTTGCTGTTCTGCTCGGAACGGCAAGTTGCCGTGCGCAAGAAAAAGTTGTTTATCGGGATTATGACCGTTTAGGTTGGACTATTCTCGATTCATTGAAACGTCCGGGTGCAGCCTCTTTATTCAAGGGAATGAACACGTTAAAACTGGCTACTCGTATGTTGGAAGAGAATACGCCCGTGGATGTGGAACCTCGTCCTGCCGGGAAACGGGAATTAAAACCAAGGGCAATAATTGAACAGAGGCGGGAGAGCGTGTTAATGGTTTTTAAATATATGCGGGCAACAGTTCACCCGGAGTACATCATGCCTTGGGCAACGGCTGTCGTTCTATCAGAAGACGGGGTATGCGTGACAAACAGCCATGTGTTGTGGCAATTGATCGATACGTCGGCACGGTTGGATTTACGGGATAGTCTTCTTTTCGTGGCAACGGAGGCAGGAAAAATATATTCAATTTCTTCGGTACTCAGTTATAACCGGAGTGGTGATTTGGCTTTTTTTAAAATAGATACTCGGGGCGAACGTCTGGTTCCGATGCCACTCGGGGAGGACCTTGCTGTTGGATCAAATGTTCACGCTTTGACCCATCCGGCAGGCTACCCTTATGTTTACACAAGTGGGGTGGTATCTCGTACATTTATCAAAGAATCCGGTAATCCTTTTGGTAACCGGGTGGAAATCACGGCTGATTTTGCCAAGGGGTCTAGTGGGGGGCCGATTATGGACGACCGGGGAAATATGGTTGCAATGGTGTCTTGTCTGCACCCGATATATTATGTCGATCAGCCTCCTTCTGATCGGCAAATGGGAATAAAGGAGTGTATACCGGTAAGTTCAATCGTACGATTGATGAGAAAATTGGAGAAATGA
- a CDS encoding DUF4843 domain-containing protein, with protein sequence MIRKLILSLCVGFCCLACEEALPDYNTTWSGVQFVLGETLNPERFSYSFIGKEETRMMDTIWFTVRPQGLLPERSSRIRLEQYEGKEWKYIYGEDGAIVDSVLRVFPYQAEAGVHYVAFDDERMAEYLTLEPGELEAKIPVIVMRDRSLQDTTFTLFFHIVDSEDLKAGDEKYCNIQLGIADCLTRPAAWNNWFFAGTWSQTRHEFMIRVTGEDWDDEFINTLDLDQKNYYLYVFNRELKKENAARAEEGLPPLRDDPNDPNTDITFPTVAFM encoded by the coding sequence ATGATACGTAAATTGATATTGTCTTTATGTGTGGGCTTTTGTTGTTTGGCCTGCGAGGAGGCGTTACCCGATTATAATACAACTTGGAGTGGAGTTCAGTTTGTTTTAGGTGAAACCCTAAATCCAGAACGATTTAGTTATTCTTTTATTGGGAAAGAAGAGACGAGGATGATGGATACGATTTGGTTTACCGTACGGCCGCAAGGATTGTTACCGGAAAGGAGTAGTCGGATTAGGTTGGAGCAATATGAAGGGAAGGAGTGGAAATATATTTATGGAGAGGATGGTGCGATTGTAGATTCTGTATTACGAGTTTTTCCCTATCAGGCAGAAGCGGGAGTACATTATGTAGCTTTTGATGATGAACGAATGGCAGAGTATTTGACTTTGGAGCCTGGAGAGTTGGAAGCTAAGATTCCGGTAATTGTTATGCGGGATAGATCTTTGCAAGACACGACGTTTACTCTTTTCTTTCATATCGTGGATTCGGAAGATTTGAAAGCGGGAGATGAAAAGTATTGTAATATCCAGTTGGGGATAGCCGATTGTTTGACCCGGCCGGCTGCTTGGAATAATTGGTTTTTTGCGGGTACTTGGAGTCAAACTCGTCATGAGTTCATGATTAGAGTAACAGGAGAGGACTGGGATGATGAATTTATAAATACACTTGACCTGGATCAAAAGAACTATTATTTGTATGTGTTCAACCGAGAACTAAAGAAGGAGAATGCTGCACGAGCTGAAGAAGGATTACCTCCTTTGAGAGATGATCCTAATGATCCGAATACGGATATTACTTTCCCAACAGTCGCATTTATGTAA
- a CDS encoding thioredoxin family protein, which produces MNKVLYVFVAFFMLQVGAFAQTNFEELTLAKALEKAKAENKLVFIDTYTSWCMPCKYMANTIFPKSEMGEYLNPRFVCVKFNTEEGEGAEIMKRYEISAFPTFLILNTKGEVQHRIVGGSETAEDFIKRVAEGLDEDKAIGILAAKYEKGDRDVKLLVKYARALLAVDDPFTVQVANELISKLNDSQRVDSAYWFIYEHPVLTQVGSPNMEYLLANAERFQKSIGAERVNEKIATAFDLQLTNMITGRDRQSGMEAIDKVEKEMEKYEFPSKSRLKLFVEIARAQRSGDVEKLLQVCEKNIPQIEHEHLLAMFFPLSLTIKRNGNEDQQQRILKLAKTLLAETTNDKFKFSLGQFIPYALEK; this is translated from the coding sequence ATGAATAAGGTATTGTATGTTTTTGTAGCATTTTTTATGCTGCAAGTGGGAGCTTTTGCTCAAACGAATTTCGAGGAATTGACGTTGGCTAAGGCGTTGGAGAAAGCAAAGGCTGAAAATAAATTAGTGTTTATAGACACGTATACATCGTGGTGTATGCCGTGCAAGTACATGGCGAACACGATATTTCCGAAATCGGAGATGGGAGAGTATTTGAATCCTCGTTTTGTTTGCGTGAAGTTTAACACGGAAGAAGGGGAAGGTGCTGAAATTATGAAACGGTATGAGATTTCAGCTTTTCCGACATTTTTGATTTTGAATACAAAGGGGGAGGTTCAGCATAGGATTGTAGGAGGGAGTGAGACTGCGGAGGATTTTATCAAACGGGTTGCCGAGGGATTAGATGAGGATAAGGCGATCGGGATTCTTGCGGCGAAATATGAAAAAGGTGATCGGGACGTGAAATTATTAGTGAAATATGCCCGTGCCTTGTTGGCTGTGGATGATCCTTTTACCGTACAAGTTGCGAACGAGTTAATATCTAAATTAAATGATTCACAACGGGTAGATTCGGCTTACTGGTTTATCTACGAACATCCTGTTCTGACACAAGTCGGATCTCCTAATATGGAGTATTTACTGGCGAATGCGGAACGTTTTCAGAAAAGTATTGGGGCTGAGCGAGTGAACGAGAAAATTGCGACAGCTTTTGATCTTCAATTGACCAACATGATTACCGGTCGTGACCGCCAGAGTGGCATGGAGGCAATAGATAAGGTCGAGAAAGAGATGGAGAAATACGAGTTTCCGAGTAAATCTCGTTTAAAATTGTTTGTTGAGATTGCCCGTGCCCAAAGAAGTGGGGACGTGGAAAAACTTTTACAGGTTTGTGAGAAGAATATACCCCAGATTGAGCACGAGCATTTATTGGCAATGTTCTTCCCGTTGTCTTTGACGATTAAGCGTAATGGGAATGAAGACCAACAACAAAGAATATTGAAATTAGCGAAAACTTTGCTGGCTGAGACCACAAATGATAAGTTTAAATTCTCGTTAGGGCAATTCATCCCTTATGCTTTAGAGAAGTAA
- a CDS encoding TlpA family protein disulfide reductase — protein sequence MRIQEFLWIVCFLLMSLFVHGIPVDTMELKIGDRCPAFTFEDMEGQSRSLDEFKGKYVFIDVWASWCYPCRKEYPYLQELEKKFEGQNVVFVGISSDHVVWRWKGAVENGKMSGEQWWVGNDTSFITAFRVDRIPRFILLDRKGRVLRLEMTRPSDPRTETMLRQLKGIKNGPSAPRKAKKTVDLRETAFEFQMPENDTREVALETCDGGRMKLEFDGSNKAVWKMALSEGEYGRLWVGDKKYTVWVEPGKSWQAKSVFNELHFEGEGASINNYLNRKLYRDIQWREYELEEEPFRVRLQEMTEERENALLAAGLDVNFTKRERERILHERNYQLAFWVIMGHGGKQVSEKSRSELRRVVVEKKEAWGIFEYPESIRRALFAFHNLDGQTGDAYILLMEVLKEAEKYRDKRLVENLVVKSVMEYVRIYGMENMEEMDRIFRKRVRRADYVAEYQRVYDANKVLFKGQPAVPFTFKDIAGKEVSLSDLKGKYVYIDVWATWCGPCNAEIPHLKKLEEEFEGRNICFVSISCDDSRKAWEKFVQAKQLGGIQVHMGGDKSFMEAIRCKGIPRFMLIDRDGKFLNANMPRPSDQKTWEILNVLPGL from the coding sequence ATGAGAATTCAAGAATTTTTATGGATAGTATGTTTCCTGCTGATGTCTTTATTTGTCCACGGGATTCCGGTGGATACGATGGAACTGAAAATCGGGGATAGATGCCCTGCTTTTACTTTTGAAGATATGGAGGGACAGTCCAGATCTTTGGATGAATTTAAAGGGAAATATGTTTTTATTGACGTGTGGGCATCGTGGTGTTATCCTTGTCGAAAGGAATATCCTTACTTGCAAGAATTGGAAAAGAAATTTGAAGGACAAAATGTCGTGTTTGTGGGCATTTCCAGTGATCATGTCGTGTGGCGATGGAAAGGGGCCGTGGAAAACGGGAAAATGTCGGGAGAGCAGTGGTGGGTTGGAAATGATACTTCTTTCATAACGGCTTTTCGAGTAGACCGGATTCCTCGTTTTATCTTGTTGGATCGAAAAGGGCGAGTGTTGCGTTTAGAGATGACACGTCCTTCTGATCCTCGAACGGAAACAATGTTACGACAATTGAAAGGAATAAAAAATGGTCCGTCTGCCCCACGAAAAGCAAAGAAGACGGTTGACTTGCGGGAGACCGCCTTCGAGTTTCAAATGCCAGAGAATGACACCCGGGAAGTCGCGTTGGAAACTTGCGATGGGGGGAGAATGAAATTGGAATTTGATGGTTCAAATAAGGCCGTTTGGAAAATGGCCCTGTCGGAAGGTGAATACGGGCGCCTTTGGGTAGGGGATAAGAAGTATACGGTATGGGTGGAACCCGGTAAATCTTGGCAAGCTAAATCTGTATTTAATGAATTGCATTTTGAAGGAGAGGGTGCGAGCATTAATAATTATTTGAATAGAAAACTTTATCGGGATATTCAATGGCGGGAATACGAACTGGAGGAAGAACCTTTCCGGGTTAGATTGCAAGAGATGACGGAAGAACGGGAGAATGCATTATTGGCAGCCGGGTTAGATGTGAATTTCACAAAACGAGAGAGAGAACGTATTCTCCATGAGCGAAATTACCAGTTGGCTTTTTGGGTAATTATGGGGCATGGTGGGAAACAGGTGTCGGAAAAATCCCGCTCGGAATTAAGGCGTGTGGTCGTTGAGAAAAAAGAAGCTTGGGGAATCTTCGAGTATCCGGAATCCATTAGAAGAGCTTTATTTGCTTTCCACAATCTGGATGGACAAACGGGGGATGCTTATATCTTGCTAATGGAGGTGTTGAAAGAGGCGGAAAAGTACAGGGATAAGCGGTTGGTGGAAAATTTAGTGGTGAAGAGTGTCATGGAATATGTGAGAATATACGGTATGGAGAATATGGAAGAGATGGATCGAATTTTTCGGAAGAGGGTTCGTCGGGCAGATTATGTTGCGGAATATCAGCGTGTGTATGATGCAAATAAGGTCTTGTTCAAGGGACAACCTGCCGTGCCATTTACTTTTAAGGATATAGCCGGAAAAGAGGTAAGTTTATCGGATTTGAAAGGAAAATACGTGTATATTGATGTATGGGCCACGTGGTGCGGGCCGTGTAATGCGGAAATACCTCATTTGAAAAAGTTGGAAGAGGAATTTGAGGGGCGAAACATCTGTTTTGTCAGTATTTCTTGTGATGATAGTCGGAAAGCATGGGAAAAATTTGTTCAGGCGAAACAATTGGGAGGAATCCAGGTACACATGGGGGGAGATAAGAGTTTTATGGAGGCGATCCGTTGTAAGGGGATTCCTCGGTTCATGTTAATTGACCGGGATGGCAAATTTTTAAATGCAAATATGCCGAGACCTTCTGACCAGAAAACATGGGAGATCTTGAATGTTTTACCCGGATTGTAA